CTCGTAGAGCAGTTCGGTGGCGACCGGATCGCCCGCCCGGGCGGCCTCGGTGACCAGCGGGCCGGTGATGCCCTCCATCGCCCCGCCGGCCAGCGCGAGCAGCGGCTCGACCACCGGCGACTCCTCGGCGACCAGCTCGCGGGCGTCCCGCACCAGCGCGTTCCCGGAGGAGTACTGCTCCCAGCAGCCCCGGTTGCCGCACGGGCAGCGGTGCCCGCCGGGCACCACCTGCATGTGGCCGAACTCGCCGGCCAGTCCGTACTTGCCGCGGTCCACGTAGCCGTCCCGGACCACCGCGCCGCCGATGCCCGTCCCCAGCGTCAGCATCACCATGTGGTCCTCGCCGCGGCCGGCGCCGAACCGCCACTCGGCCCAGGCGGCGGCGTTGGCGTCGTTCTCGACCACCACCGGGAACCGCAGCCGCTCGCTGAGCGCCTCCTGGAGCGGCTCGTTGCGCCAGTTCAGGTGCGGCGCGAAGAGCACCCGCGAGCGCTCCGCGTCGACCCAGCCGGCCGCGCCGATGCCGACCGCGTGCACGTCGTGCCGGTCGGCGAGCCGCAGCACCAGGTCGACGATGACGTCCTCGACCACCTTGGCGCTCTTGGTCTTGTCCGGGGTGTCGGCCCGCAGCTTCTCCAGGACCTTGCCCTCGCCGTCCACCACGCCGGCGACCACCTTGGTGCCACCGATGTCGATCCCGATGGTGGGCAGTCGCAGGATGCCGGGCGGCAGGGCCCGGCGGCGGCGCTCGGCACGCGGGCCGAGGCCGAGCAGGGTGGGCAGGACCGCCTGCCTGGTGGTGCCGTGGGGGCTGGTCACTGCGGCGGACGCTCCTTCGGGTCGGTGCGGGCCAGTTCGTGGCTGAGCTCCGCGAGGTCGGAGCCGCCCGCCATCTCGGTGGTGAGCTGTTCGAGGCCGATCTCGGCCCGCGGGTGGCTGCCCGCCATCCTGCCCCGCTTCAGCAGGGTGAAGTGGTCGCCGACCAGGTAGGCGTGGTGCGGGTTGTGGGTGATCAGCACGACGCCGAGGCCGGCGTCCCGGGCCGCCGTCACGTATTTCAGCACCGCCCCGGACTGCTTGACGCCCAGCGCGGCCGTCGGCTCGTCCAGGATCAGCACCTTGGCACCGAAGTGCACGGCCCGGGCGATGGCGACGCACTGGCGCTGCCCGCCGGAGAGGGTGCCGATCGGCTGGTCGACGTCGTGCAGGTCGATGCCCATCCGCAGCAGTGCCTCGCGGGTGGTGGCCCGCATCGCGGCGGTGTCCAGGCGCAGCCGGCCCAGCTCCGAGCCGAGGAAGAAGTTGCGCCACACCGGCATCAGCGGGACGACCGCGAGGTCCTGGTAGACGGTGGCGATGCCGCGGTCCAGGGCCTGCCGGGGGGAGCCGAGGCGGACCTCCTCCCCCGCGATGGTGTAACTGCCCTCGTCGTGCTGGTGCAGCCCGGCGATGATCTTGATCAGGGTGGACTTGCCGGCGCCGTTGTCGCCCAGCACACAGCTGATCTCACCCTCACGCAGGGTCAGCGAGACGTCCTGGAGGGCGCGGACGGAACCGTAGGTCTTGCCCACGGCGGTCAGCGCCAGCAGTTCACGGCCGGTCATCGGCTCGTCCCCCGTTCGACCCGGCGGCGTACCCAGGCGTTCAGCAGGGCGGCCAGCAGCAGCATCGCACCGAGGAAGAACTTGAACCAGTCGGGGTTCCACTCGGCGTACACGATGCCCTTGCTGGTCATGCCGAAGATCAGCGCGCCGAGCGCGGAGCCGGCCACCGAGCCGTAGCCGCCGGTGATCAGGCAGCCGCCGATGACGGCCGCCACGATGTAGATCAGCTCGTTGCCGACCCCTTCGCCGGACTGCACGGTGTCGAAGGAGAACAGCAGGTGCTGGCCGAGCACCCAGGCACAGAAGCCGACGCCCAGGTAGAGCACGGTCTTGGTGCGGGCGACCGGCACGCCGACCGCACGGGCGGCGGCCGCGTCGCCGCCCACCGCGAAGATCCAGTTGCCGAAGCCGGTCCGCAGCAGCACCCAGCTGCCGACCAGCAGCAGTCCCAGCCACCACCAGACGGTGGCCTTGACGGTCAGCCCGCCGACGGTGATCTCGGAGGCGAACAGCCACCGGCAGGAGGCGAAGCCCTCCATGTCGGAGATCGGCCTGGTGGTGACCGTCCCGGTGACGAGCTTGGTGACGCCGAGGTTGGCGCCGGTCAGCATCAGGAAGGTGCCGAGGGTGACGATGAAGCTGGGCAGCCGGGTGCGGCTCAGCATCCAGCCGTTGAAGGCGCTGACGGCCAGCACGACCAGCAGCGAGACCAGCACCCCCACCCAGGTCACGGCGGTGAGCTGGTAGGAGACCATCGAGGAGGTCAGCGCGGCGGTGGTCACCAGGACCCCGGCCGACAGGTCGAACTCGCCGCCGATCATCAGCAGCGAGACCGGCACCGCCATGATCCCGATGGTGGAGGCGGCGTACAGCACGGTGCCGAAGGAGGAGGTCCGCAGGAAGCTGTCGGCGACCGCGGAGAAGACCAGGAACACCGCCACCGCCGCGATCAGCGCGCCGATCTCGGGGCGGCCCAGCAGCCGTCGGACGGCCGGCGGGCGCTCGGTCGCCAGGACGTCGGTGGGCGGCGGCGCCGAGGTGCTCATCGGGTCCCCCTCGCGACGTACTGGGCGAGCGCGGCCGCGTCGTCCTTGGTCAGCACCTGCGGGCCGGTCAGCACCGGCTTGCCGCCGCCGAGGACGTCCAGGTTGTAGCGGTACAGCCAGAGCAGGTCGACGCCCTCGTAGCCCTGCAGGTACGGCTGCTGGTCGACGGCGAAGCCCACGGTGCCGGCCTGCAGGCCGGCCACCACCTGGGTGCCCAGGTCGAAGGTGTCCAGCTCGACCGGGCGGCGGGCGTCCTGGATCGCCTGCAGTCCGGTGGCGGCCACCGGGGCGCTGAGGGTCAGCACGGTGTCCAGTGCCGGGTCGGCCTGGAGCTTGGCGGAGATGGCGGCCTTGGCGTCGGGCATGTTGACGCCGTCCACGTACAGGGTCTGGAACCGGCCGCCGAACTTCGACCGCGCGCCGTCGCAGCGCTGCTCCTGACCGACGTTGCCCTGCTCGTGGATGACGCAGAGGACGGATCGGCGGCCCCGGGTGTCCAGGGCGGCGCCGGCCGCCTGGCCGGCGACGGTCTCGTCCTGGCCGATGTGGGTGAGCGCGCCGAACCGGGCGGAGAACTCCTGGCCTGAGTTGATGCTGATCACCGGGATGCCCGCGGCCTCGGCCTTGGCCAGCACCGGGCCGAGCGCGTCCCCCTTGGCGAGCGTGACCAGGAGGCCGTCGACGCGTTGGTCGATGGCGGCCTGCACCAGCTGGACCTGGTTCTGGGTCTGCGCGTCGTTCGAGTAGAGGAGGGTGATGTTGTCCTTGGCCGCGGCCTGCTCGGCGCCCTTGCGCACGATGTCCCAGAAGGCGTCCCCCGCCCCCGCGTGGGTGACCATCGCGACCCGCCACCGGGGGGTGTCCACCGCGCCGCCGGCCGTCGCGGCCCGGTTGCGGGCCTGCTCGGCGCGTCTGCCCCCGGTGCTGCTGCAGCCCGCGAGGGCCACCGTCAGCACGAGCGCCGCGCAGAACGGGCGGAGGGGGAATCGGGTCATCGTCGCGTCTCTCCTGCTTCGCCGGCCGGGCCGCCCGGTCCCCCAGTCTGGGATGCCAGGTGTCCGAATGCCGGGACCGCCTCGCCCGGTCCCGTCTCGCCCGAACGGTATCGTGCCTGCTCGGGGGCTTTCCTTGGAGATCCCTGGGCGAATCGGGTGACTGCTCCCGCGTGGATGGCAGACTGTGTCCGGGGTGAGTGCGGATCATCAGGAAAATGTGATGTTCCTCTCAGGTTTTCCACAGATTCGCCGGCAACCGATCTTCCGTTCCACGCCGTCCCATCCCATTGGAGAGCGCACCGGGCAAGCGGGGCCCGGGCGGCTTGCAACCCGGATAACGAGAACTTGATGCAACTGCTCGGTACACCGTTCCTCATCTGCACGATCATCCTCGTGCCGGTCTCCATCACGGTCGCGTTGCTGCTGTGGGGGAAGGTCCGCGGACCTCGCCCGCTGCGGATCCTGAGCAGACTCGCGATGCTGCTCTTCTGCCAGTTCACGGCCGTGACGATGGTGTTCGTCATGGTCAACAACGCCAACCTGATCTACGGCAGCTGGGACGACCTGCTCGGTACCGGGCACCACGTCCGCGCGGTGCCCTCGGTGCCGCCGCTGGAGACGCCGGGCGCCTCCACGCCGGGCCACGACGCCGCCAAGCCGCCGGCGAAGGTGGTCCAGTCCTTCAAGAACGTGGACGACCCCAAGGTGCCCGGCGACGTGCAGCGCACCGAGCTCAAGGGCCAGCTCTCCGGGATCGACGGCGAGGTGCTGGTCTGGCTGCCGCCGCAGTACAACGACCCCGCC
The sequence above is a segment of the Kitasatospora sp. NBC_00240 genome. Coding sequences within it:
- a CDS encoding ROK family glucokinase; translated protein: MLGLGPRAERRRRALPPGILRLPTIGIDIGGTKVVAGVVDGEGKVLEKLRADTPDKTKSAKVVEDVIVDLVLRLADRHDVHAVGIGAAGWVDAERSRVLFAPHLNWRNEPLQEALSERLRFPVVVENDANAAAWAEWRFGAGRGEDHMVMLTLGTGIGGAVVRDGYVDRGKYGLAGEFGHMQVVPGGHRCPCGNRGCWEQYSSGNALVRDARELVAEESPVVEPLLALAGGAMEGITGPLVTEAARAGDPVATELLYEVGTWLGVGIANLAAALDPGRFVIGGGVSEAGDLLLGPAREAFKRTLTGRGFRPEAAVVHAALGNEAGLVGAADLARQVARRFRTIKRHRVERGIET
- a CDS encoding ATP-binding cassette domain-containing protein; its protein translation is MTGRELLALTAVGKTYGSVRALQDVSLTLREGEISCVLGDNGAGKSTLIKIIAGLHQHDEGSYTIAGEEVRLGSPRQALDRGIATVYQDLAVVPLMPVWRNFFLGSELGRLRLDTAAMRATTREALLRMGIDLHDVDQPIGTLSGGQRQCVAIARAVHFGAKVLILDEPTAALGVKQSGAVLKYVTAARDAGLGVVLITHNPHHAYLVGDHFTLLKRGRMAGSHPRAEIGLEQLTTEMAGGSDLAELSHELARTDPKERPPQ
- a CDS encoding ABC transporter permease; this translates as MSTSAPPPTDVLATERPPAVRRLLGRPEIGALIAAVAVFLVFSAVADSFLRTSSFGTVLYAASTIGIMAVPVSLLMIGGEFDLSAGVLVTTAALTSSMVSYQLTAVTWVGVLVSLLVVLAVSAFNGWMLSRTRLPSFIVTLGTFLMLTGANLGVTKLVTGTVTTRPISDMEGFASCRWLFASEITVGGLTVKATVWWWLGLLLVGSWVLLRTGFGNWIFAVGGDAAAARAVGVPVARTKTVLYLGVGFCAWVLGQHLLFSFDTVQSGEGVGNELIYIVAAVIGGCLITGGYGSVAGSALGALIFGMTSKGIVYAEWNPDWFKFFLGAMLLLAALLNAWVRRRVERGTSR
- a CDS encoding substrate-binding domain-containing protein; the protein is MTRFPLRPFCAALVLTVALAGCSSTGGRRAEQARNRAATAGGAVDTPRWRVAMVTHAGAGDAFWDIVRKGAEQAAAKDNITLLYSNDAQTQNQVQLVQAAIDQRVDGLLVTLAKGDALGPVLAKAEAAGIPVISINSGQEFSARFGALTHIGQDETVAGQAAGAALDTRGRRSVLCVIHEQGNVGQEQRCDGARSKFGGRFQTLYVDGVNMPDAKAAISAKLQADPALDTVLTLSAPVAATGLQAIQDARRPVELDTFDLGTQVVAGLQAGTVGFAVDQQPYLQGYEGVDLLWLYRYNLDVLGGGKPVLTGPQVLTKDDAAALAQYVARGTR